One window of Thermocoleostomius sinensis A174 genomic DNA carries:
- a CDS encoding metal-binding protein, giving the protein MPSGRTHDRITLWLLPVVAGLVAAVTQQGYLTLIVCAGFLLGGLMLGPDLDTHSIHYRRWGWLRWIWLPYRNSMRHRSLWSHSPLVGTTIRVLYLMVWLSIFSLVGVATVNELGQLGLSWIEIGNFWSQLFQHYQREAIMLFLGLELGAFSHYTADWFVSTKKRMRSHGWQAAFSRPKQRHRGRQSRKR; this is encoded by the coding sequence ATGCCTTCTGGTCGCACACACGATCGCATTACTCTCTGGCTCCTCCCGGTCGTGGCAGGGCTAGTTGCGGCTGTAACTCAGCAGGGCTACTTAACGCTAATTGTCTGTGCGGGTTTTTTGTTGGGTGGGTTGATGCTGGGTCCTGATCTCGATACCCATTCGATCCACTACAGGCGCTGGGGTTGGTTACGGTGGATTTGGTTGCCCTATCGCAACAGTATGAGGCATCGATCGTTGTGGTCACACAGCCCATTAGTCGGCACAACTATTCGGGTTCTGTACTTGATGGTCTGGCTAAGCATTTTTAGCTTAGTTGGTGTCGCGACAGTCAATGAACTGGGACAACTCGGACTCAGTTGGATTGAGATCGGTAACTTTTGGAGCCAACTGTTTCAGCACTATCAACGTGAAGCCATCATGCTATTTTTAGGCTTGGAACTGGGAGCCTTTAGCCACTACACCGCCGATTGGTTCGTTTCAACTAAAAAGCGCATGCGATCGCACGGTTGGCAAGCCGCTTTTTCCCGTCCTAAGCAACGTCATCGAGGTCGTCAATCGCGGAAACGATAA
- a CDS encoding precorrin-2 C(20)-methyltransferase, whose amino-acid sequence MMHSWGKLYGIGAGPGDPELITVKGLRLLQQVPVVAFPAGVGGKLGMAHQIVSPWLRSAQVQLPLVFPFVQDEAVLSQAWRSAAEQVWHYLKQGQDVAFVSEGDVSFYSTFTYLAQTLLEIDTQIEIETIPGICSPMAAAAALGIPLTIRAQRLVILPALYSMAVLESALTSADVVVLMKVSSVYQQVWSILQQYQLLRHSYVVVRATLPDQLIYADLSDRSNLQLPYFSLLIVQSYSPLNQ is encoded by the coding sequence ATGATGCATTCTTGGGGAAAACTCTATGGCATTGGAGCAGGACCTGGCGATCCTGAACTCATTACTGTGAAGGGGTTACGGTTGCTGCAACAGGTACCCGTAGTCGCGTTTCCGGCTGGGGTAGGGGGGAAACTGGGCATGGCTCATCAAATTGTGTCACCTTGGTTGCGATCGGCACAAGTTCAGCTACCACTGGTTTTTCCCTTTGTGCAAGATGAGGCGGTTTTAAGTCAAGCGTGGCGATCGGCGGCAGAACAGGTCTGGCACTATTTGAAACAGGGACAAGACGTGGCGTTTGTATCTGAAGGAGATGTGAGTTTCTATAGCACGTTCACCTATCTAGCACAAACGCTATTGGAAATTGATACTCAGATTGAGATTGAAACGATTCCAGGAATTTGTTCACCCATGGCGGCAGCAGCGGCCTTAGGAATTCCATTGACCATTCGTGCGCAACGGCTGGTTATATTGCCTGCACTGTATAGCATGGCAGTATTAGAGTCTGCTTTGACCAGCGCCGACGTGGTGGTATTGATGAAGGTTAGTTCCGTCTATCAACAAGTTTGGTCTATATTACAGCAGTATCAACTTTTGCGTCATAGTTATGTAGTGGTGCGCGCCACCTTACCAGATCAACTTATCTATGCAGATTTGAGCGATCGATCGAATTTACAATTACCTTACTTTTCGCTTTTAATTGTGCAATCATACTCCCCCTTGAACCAATGA